One Alnus glutinosa chromosome 3, dhAlnGlut1.1, whole genome shotgun sequence genomic region harbors:
- the LOC133864447 gene encoding uncharacterized protein LOC133864447, translated as MEAYSSYSSSSSSTYSTPKAKANSLHSSVLHTVRKSPAKPGKKPAVAPPLPPKPPRIYKVDPVNFRDVVQKLTGATEFQPRRLQSAAPPPLNVLAPPPSSAEPPHEQLQLPTAKTVPFWAAYPQDMMSGTHTQEIMKSQKMSDSTEESPFSLGMMNQPPTSHNWFSFPLLSPGTISSLDQSTYGSLAL; from the coding sequence ATGGAAGCGTATTCTTCTTACTCTTCTTCATCCTCGTCTACGTACTCGACACCGAAAGCAAAGGCTAACTCTTTGCATTCCTCAGTACTCCATACAGTTCGAAAGTCTCCAGCAAAGCCAGGGAAGAAGCCGGCTGTAGCGCCACCGCTGCCTCCAAAACCGCCTAGAATATACAAGGTGGATCCCGTTAACTTCCGGGACGTTGTCCAGAAGCTCACCGGTGCAACCGAGTTCCAGCCTCGGCGTCTTCAAAGCGCGGCGCCTCCTCCGCTCAATGTTCTCGCGCCGCCGCCATCGTCTGCAGAGCCTCCGCATGAGCAGCTCCAGCTTCCTACAGCAAAAACAGTACCGTTCTGGGCAGCGTACCCTCAGGACATGATGTCTGGAACACATACACAGGAAATCATGAAATCCCAGAAAATGTCTGATAGCACTGAAGAGTCGCCATTTTCGCTTGGGATGATGAATCAGCCTCCCACGTCTCATAATTGGTTTTCTTTCCCTCTTCTGAGTCCAGGAACCATTTCCAGTCTGGACCAGAGCACGTACGGTTCCTTAGCTCTTTGA